The nucleotide sequence TAGCGCAGTTATCCACCACAATGTCCCAAGCCCACAGCGCCACAGCATTCCACTGGTTAGGAAACAAGAAACAGAGCAAGTTAAATTTCACACCTCAGACTCCAACATGTCGGTGCCTGTGATGAGCTCTGAGTGTTTGAGCAGCACAGAGAACAAGCCGGGAACAGCGAGTGACCAGTGACCGATTCCAAGGGAACCAGGTTGTTTTGACTCCTGCATGTTGGGAAATGCAGTTGAGCTAAGCTAACCTAGCTCGCTTAGCTTCGGTGTTCCATGACGTTTAAACTGTTTGGCGGTGACGCTCGGGTGGCTCGTCTCTTGTCTCGGTCGCACCGGGGCGATGGTCGGTGGTCTTCATCACACCGCGGCGAGTCCCTGTTCGCCACCGTTTAGCTTCACCTCCCCCCAAAACAAGATGTGCTAATTCACGCCGACACCCAATCTGCGTTAGCGGCTAACGCCATAATGAGTTAGCGCTAGCATGCTAACGGCCGGTTCGTGGCACCGATCCGTGTTGGCGGTCACCAGACGAAGCAGACATGTTTTACACAACCTTCACGCCACCATACCTTCTTCACTTCGAACCGCTTCTTGCTGGCTCCGCTGTTGGTGCCGCTCGGTGTGTCTACATCCATAGCTGCCGCCATCATGAACCCTGAAGTTTGATGCGACGAACCCGGAAGAAGAAAGCACCTAATTTCCGCCGGCCTCAGCGGATTAAATAACGGATCGCTGCCACAGGCGTGTCGTTATAATCAGATTCTGTTGATCAGAAGTGTTGAAGTTAATCTTCTGTTAAAAGAAATTAATCTTCTTTGTGTTAAATGAGggaagaaaagggggaaaaaaatttaGGTTCCACCGAGATTTGAACTCGGATCGCtggattcagagtccagagtgctaaccattacaccatggaaccgCTGCTTCCCTCCGCAAATACTCGTACTACTTAAAGAAAGACACGTTCAATAACACACTTAACACCAAGTTCTCTAGTTTGCTACCATCTTTACTGATTTGACCCTTTATGTCGACATGCACATTAATAAAGACACGTTTGTTTTCCACACATTATCTATTGTAGCCTTGACGGTCTGAACTACTCATGAAATGAATgtcacttctcttttctttccctgttGCTTTTGGCTCTGCTCTGTTTATTACGCTCCTGTAGCAAAGAGTTCACTCAGCCTCCACACAGTTGTTATCCAGAgctttaattaataaaaaaaacaaaacatcttaaCACTTAGTTGCAAGAACAAACTCATGAACACGTGGCCTGGGCTAACTGAGCTGAATCAGAATCTCTAATGTTCCCTTATTTCGGTGCCTTCTTGGTCTTTGCCACTTTTTTTGACGCAGGTTTTCTCTGAGGCTGGTTCTTGGTTGGTTTGGATGCTTTGGCTTTGGGCTTCGCAGGTCTGGCTTTGACTCCCGGGGCCTTCGGCAGACTGGGTTTGGGTTTCTTCACTTTTGGAGCTTTGGCGCCCACGACGGCCTTCTGGTGTGCAGGAGAGCTGCTTTCTGGGCACGACACGAAGACCTGGACGTCCCGGACCCTCTGACCCTTGAGCTCAGGAGGGTGACCGCAGGTGGCAGTCACCTCCAAACTCACATTCTCCATCCacctgagacacagacacaacgagacagaggaggaagtggtgtCAAATAGTTATAGTGAGTAGAGCAACAGTTAGCTCTATTGATTTGTATGCTTCCCTGATCCCTGTAGCAGCTCTCATGTTAGCAGTGGCCCGCTGCTGTTTACAGAAAATCAATCTGCTGCCTCAGAGCAGGTTCTGCCATATCTTTGCTGAAAGTGGAACCGGTATGTCAAATGATAACTGGCCCACATTTTCTGCATTGCATCTAGACAACTCTAGGCTCACATCCAGATAAGCCAGTGGTGACTGTGCCACATTTATACCTACAGTTGCCAAATACTGTTCCACAATATTCAAGCAATATTTGCTATGTTAAATCTGGGCAGTGTTAGTCTTACATCTGATTAGCCAGTGGCAACTGTGCCATATATTTGCTAAAAGTGGTCCATATTTGTTGTAAAATATTTAGGCCACATTAAACTGGTTATAGCAGGTGCCATAGCTTTGCCAAAACTGGCTTACCAGTTATGCCACCagtgatttaaaatatttactcGCTTAATTTACCATAAACAACTCAAGGCAATTCCATAAGAAGCTGTGCACTGACCTGCGCAGGGGCAGTAGAGCACAGTCACACAGCAGGGGGTTGTCCTGCAGGTCGACCACCTCCAGCCCAATGAGAGGCTTCAGCTCAGGAAGCTCCTCCAGCTGGTTTCCTCTTACAGTCAGAGCTCTCAGCCCGGCGCCCAGCCCCGCCAGAGCGTCCCGGGACATCTGGACCACGACACAATTTAGAGAGCTGATCAACAATAAGTCCTGCTTTTTTAGCTGTAAGCATAGATATGGCTCTGCCATTATTAATACTTAGTACGCATAGATATTTAACTTGTAACCATGTCATGATGCGCTATGCACCCAATCAGTTCCTTAAACAGACCCTTTAGTTACTTATTGTTGAAACGACAGTCTTGCCTATACATATTTCTACAATCCATGGTGACAAATATTGgtatatgtaaataaagtgtaGTCAGAGATtggaaagacacaaacatgaagcaaGGGACACCTTGGATTTAATGTTATGGTCTCTTGTACCTTCTCCATGCCCATCTCATCCATGTAAAGCCTCTTCAGACTCTGGGACATGGGCTGGAACGCGTTCGGTTTCACCCAGCGAATTGAGTTGCGAGATAAGTTGAGCTCCTCCAGATTTGGGACCTCGGACAGAGCGCTGGTTGGCACCTCTGTCAGCTGATTTGAATCCAGGTGAAGTGTAGCTAGGAAGGCAGAGTCCAGAGCACCCTTGGCAATAGCAGTAATTGTGTTATTGGTCAAGTAAAGTTCCTGTAGCTTCGGGGTCACTGAGGACAGCAAACCAGCGGGCTCCAGTTTAGAGATGGCATTTCGTTCCAGGTGTAAAACAAACAGACTTGGTAAGAGTCCCAGTGCTaccagagaaacacaaagagacagacaatgtccttattttcagtgtttataAACCACGTAAGTTCctgtaaattgaattcacacacagtcagacttGATTTGGCAAACCACTGACCTGATCCAGGGAACTGTGCCAGCCGGTTCCCCTCCAGGTAAAGGTAGCTAAGCTCAGGGGTTCCAGCGAAGGCTCCAGGGTCCAAGGATGTGAGGTCATTGTCAGAgagatacaaataaaacaggttCTTCATCCCCCGAAAGGTGCTGCGCTCGATTTCGTGGATTTTGCAGAACTCCAGGTGAAGGGAAACGACTTGGCTGGAGCCTGGGAAGCTGTTGGCAGGGAGGTAGTGGAAGTGGTTGCTGCGGAGGTCGAGCAGCTGCGTCTTGGCGGGGAAGCCTCGTGGGACTTTGGTGTGACCCTGACCCTCACATGTGGCATGCTGGGCTTCAACCTGGCAAATGTGTAATAAGTATGGAACATAAGAAAGACTGGATTTGTTTGGACACCTGGAGGCAGAAAGTTGTCATTTGCACTCACATCACAGTCACAGCGAACTGGACACTTGGAGCTCTGCTTGGGCTTGGCTGTGGGTGGAGAGCTTCCTGTGCTGTCACTCTCCTCCTCAAACTCGTCCGTCAGCATCTCTGCCCGGCTGCGGCAGCGCAGATTCACAGGAGCCACTGTCTGCAGCGGCTCGTCTGAGAGGTGAGGAGGTCCGGCACAAGCTCCCAGCAGCTTCACACCCCCAACACTCGCCCACACCCTCAGGGGCCGCATGTAGCAGTTACAGTAGATTGGGTTGCCTTTAAGAAAATGGATGTGTTAAAGATTTCATCGAGCATCTTCATCCATCTccttatttaattaaaaaaacatatatttcttAATAAAGATTTCATGTCAGGATGTAATGAAaagctgcatgtctttgtgcTAATGAAAAATGTCTGAACACAGTGGTACCAGTCAGGTTGAGGCTGCCCAGCTCCTTGGGGCCTGAGAGTGGCTCCAAGTAACGCAGCTGATTGTGGCTGAGGTCCaagtgggagaggaggggggccCGGGACAAAGCCTGGTCTGAGAGGTCCTGAAGGGACATGTGGTTCAGGTGGAGATGTGTGAGCTTTGCCATGGAGACGGATTCTTCCCCAAGGTAAGTCATGGGGTTGTGGCTCATGTCGAGGCGCGTGACTGCGCTGAGTCTTTACagggggaagagagaaaagtaaaaaccaGATTAACACGTTCACCCTTTGACAAATCAATGCTGTTGTTTCATTATCTGttatcttctttctttcactctctgtaATTTAGTGTTAAGTTCTCTGTCACTGGACTTATTTGTGCTAATaaccaaaaccaaacatttagaacaaaataaaaaaatgtattcaagttTGTGTTCGTTTATAAGCGATTTCAAGGCTGGATTACCAGCCAGGCAAAGCAAGTGACAACCCTGGGGCCTTAGACCTTCAGGGGCCCTGAAGGCTGCAGGTTTACGGTTGCATTTAGTTTGAGATTATTGACTGCAAACAAAAGATTTATTAGGATGAAGCTGGAAACGTATCTGCCAATAAAACAGTACTATTTGTGACGCTGTAATTTTGGCCCGTAGCAAAATGCTGAGGCAGATGTTCCTCTAGTGGCACCGTGAGAAGTCATGAGGTAAAGTTACGTATAAAATGAACATAACAATCTTTCAGATTGTCCAACCTGGTCATGGTCTGAGTGGGAAAGAACTGCAGCTCATTGTGGTCCAGGCTGAGGCGGCTGAGGGTGAACAGGCCAGCGAACGCCTCAGGGGCCAAGTTGTTGAGGGAGTTATGACTCAGACGAAGCCACTTGATGTTGTGCAGGCCCTAGAAGAGAAGTCGGAGCACTGTGGGATCATGTTGCTCTATTGGCAGTGGAAAAACGTGCACAGCGTGTGCATTCAGCGCAGctagtgtctgtgtttgtgatgatAAATTAAGCACCAGAGTGAATACCTGGAAGGCCATGTTGGGGATGTACACCAGCTGGTTGTGGTTGAGGGCCAGCATGTTGAGGAAGCCAAGCTGCGTGAAGGCTCCAGGCTGAACCTCCTCAATTCGGTTATGGTCCAGATGCAGCTCCTTCAGGGACGAGAGGCCGTCGAAAGACTCCTGCAACAATCAGACCAAAATGAGAGAAACTCTTAACTTTAATGGGTCGGACATGTCATTTTTCACTGTCGTCTTAGTCTGGAGTTTTGTCTTGTTCTGTCACCTGGTAAAGGATGTCAATTTTATTGTGGGCCAGGTTCAGGGAGACCACGCGGCCCAGGGTCCGGAACGCTCCTTCTTTCACCTTGATGATGTTGCAGCGCTGCAGGTTGAGGTGGGTGAGGTACGGTGTGAGCACAAACGTCCCTCTGGGCAGCACCTGCAGGTCGTTATTCTTCAGATCGAGTTTCAGTGTAATCTGTGAGGGAGATGCAGCTGAATGGAGGATGTATCGGAGACAGAGGTGGAAACCCATCTTTTCTGAGAAGGGTATGTATGAATGGCATTTCATAAAAAGTTAATAAAGTCATTTATGAGCTTCCACTTGAATTGGTAATGATTTAATatgagaaacatttgaaattcaTCAGTTTTCTTTCCGAGTTCCTTCCTCAAAAAGCTTTGTAAAGTGAAAAGGAGGCACTGCACTTCACTTTTGAATTCCTCACCTCGTCTATAGTTGGGGGAACCGTTGTTAGGTTCTTGCCAATGCAGGCGACCGTGAGTTTGGTGCCATCACAGCTGCAAACCCTGGGACATTTCCCTGCTTCAGCGGGTAAACATTGAGCTAAAACCAGCAGGACGATCGCAGCAGAGAAGAAATGCATCTGTGCCGGGAAAACGTGTGTTAGACGttaaaacaagtttaaaactgcaaaaaatACAAACCTCACAAGTTAAAATGGATGTTGTACTCTTCAAACTATAATGAACTACTGTTACTGTTAAAATATCATGCGACTCACTGGCTTTGTTTCAACACTGCTTTTTCACATCAGAACTCCCACAATAAAtagctgtataaataaaaacatgctgttGGGTGCCACTAGATCTGTACTCAATACTTAATATCCCAAGAAAGGtgaacattaaaacacacacacacacaatttaccTTCAAGCAGAACGTCACAGC is from Paralichthys olivaceus isolate ysfri-2021 chromosome 5, ASM2471397v2, whole genome shotgun sequence and encodes:
- the chadla gene encoding chondroadherin-like protein → MHFFSAAIVLLVLAQCLPAEAGKCPRVCSCDGTKLTVACIGKNLTTVPPTIDEITLKLDLKNNDLQVLPRGTFVLTPYLTHLNLQRCNIIKVKEGAFRTLGRVVSLNLAHNKIDILYQESFDGLSSLKELHLDHNRIEEVQPGAFTQLGFLNMLALNHNQLVYIPNMAFQGLHNIKWLRLSHNSLNNLAPEAFAGLFTLSRLSLDHNELQFFPTQTMTRLSAVTRLDMSHNPMTYLGEESVSMAKLTHLHLNHMSLQDLSDQALSRAPLLSHLDLSHNQLRYLEPLSGPKELGSLNLTGNPIYCNCYMRPLRVWASVGGVKLLGACAGPPHLSDEPLQTVAPVNLRCRSRAEMLTDEFEEESDSTGSSPPTAKPKQSSKCPVRCDCDVEAQHATCEGQGHTKVPRGFPAKTQLLDLRSNHFHYLPANSFPGSSQVVSLHLEFCKIHEIERSTFRGMKNLFYLYLSDNDLTSLDPGAFAGTPELSYLYLEGNRLAQFPGSALGLLPSLFVLHLERNAISKLEPAGLLSSVTPKLQELYLTNNTITAIAKGALDSAFLATLHLDSNQLTEVPTSALSEVPNLEELNLSRNSIRWVKPNAFQPMSQSLKRLYMDEMGMEKMSRDALAGLGAGLRALTVRGNQLEELPELKPLIGLEVVDLQDNPLLCDCALLPLRRWMENVSLEVTATCGHPPELKGQRVRDVQVFVSCPESSSPAHQKAVVGAKAPKVKKPKPSLPKAPGVKARPAKPKAKASKPTKNQPQRKPASKKVAKTKKAPK